In Rhizobium sp. ZPR4, a genomic segment contains:
- a CDS encoding PH domain-containing protein, with protein MRNADIQNYFVPGEKLLWQGRPKQGFMPSKKDLLLVPFSLIWGGFAVFWESMVVRQGNAPIFFRLWGVPFVLIGLYLIVGRFAVDAFVRARTQYAVTDQRIIILREGWFAKLLTLSLERLPALDLDQNGDGSGTINFGADSGIGYGRRGGGMSVWTPALSNVPRFLGVADVRNVFNLIVQAQSTKAS; from the coding sequence ATGCGCAACGCAGATATTCAAAATTACTTCGTGCCTGGTGAAAAACTATTGTGGCAGGGCCGACCGAAGCAAGGCTTTATGCCCAGCAAAAAAGATCTGCTGCTTGTGCCCTTTTCGCTGATATGGGGCGGCTTTGCGGTCTTTTGGGAAAGCATGGTCGTACGCCAAGGCAACGCACCAATCTTTTTCAGGCTTTGGGGGGTGCCTTTCGTGCTGATTGGCCTCTATCTCATCGTCGGCCGTTTTGCGGTCGATGCATTCGTCCGCGCAAGGACCCAATATGCTGTCACTGATCAACGCATCATCATTTTGCGCGAAGGCTGGTTTGCCAAGCTTCTGACCTTGTCACTGGAACGCTTGCCGGCCTTGGACCTCGATCAGAATGGCGACGGCTCCGGTACGATCAATTTCGGTGCCGATAGCGGGATCGGCTACGGTCGACGTGGCGGCGGTATGAGCGTCTGGACACCTGCGCTCTCGAATGTACCGCGATTTCTCGGCGTCGCGGACGTGCGCAACGTATTCAATCTCATTGTGCAAGCTCAATCCACGAAAGCATCCTAG
- a CDS encoding Lrp/AsnC family transcriptional regulator: protein MLDERDRKILEFLQADAGISVTELADRVALSVSACSRRIQRLEESGHIARRIVVLDREKMGVPTTVYAMIKTAHHADEWIESFRKVIGDIPEIVEAHRLTGNYDYILKIVLPRVEHYDVIYKQLVRRVELFDVSASISMEELKSGASVPVGYAH from the coding sequence ATGCTGGACGAACGCGACAGAAAGATTCTCGAATTTTTGCAGGCCGATGCCGGCATATCCGTGACGGAACTTGCCGATCGCGTTGCGCTATCGGTCTCAGCCTGTTCGCGCCGCATCCAGCGGCTCGAGGAAAGCGGCCATATCGCCCGGCGCATCGTCGTGCTCGATCGCGAAAAGATGGGGGTGCCGACCACGGTCTATGCGATGATCAAGACCGCTCATCATGCCGACGAGTGGATCGAATCCTTCCGCAAGGTGATCGGTGATATTCCGGAAATCGTGGAGGCGCATCGGCTTACCGGGAATTACGACTATATACTGAAAATCGTGTTGCCTCGGGTCGAGCATTACGATGTCATCTACAAGCAACTTGTGCGTCGAGTCGAACTGTTCGACGTCTCCGCATCGATTTCGATGGAGGAGTTGAAAAGCGGCGCGTCGGTTCCGGTTGGATACGCACACTGA
- a CDS encoding aspartate/glutamate racemase family protein, protein MRTIGLIGGMSFESSAVYYRLINEMVRERLGGLSSAEMVMYSVNFEEIVALQKAGRWSDAADRLADAAQRLQSAGAECVLICTNTMHLIAPQVAERVSAPLIHIIDETATALKVAGRVKPLLLATRYTMEHGFYAERMAANGVSIMVPGPEDRTITHDIIFNELCAGIIKDESRRKLNGIIERSKAEGADSVILGCTEICLILDPKALILPGFDTTTIHAEAAVDFALANEKIGKSCAA, encoded by the coding sequence ATGCGCACCATTGGCCTGATCGGCGGGATGAGTTTCGAGAGTTCAGCAGTCTATTACCGCCTGATCAATGAAATGGTCCGCGAGCGGCTGGGCGGTCTCTCCTCGGCCGAAATGGTCATGTACTCCGTCAATTTCGAGGAGATCGTTGCGTTGCAGAAGGCCGGACGCTGGAGCGATGCCGCCGACCGGCTCGCCGATGCCGCGCAGCGCCTGCAGTCGGCCGGCGCCGAATGCGTGCTCATCTGCACCAATACCATGCACCTGATCGCGCCTCAGGTTGCCGAACGCGTTTCAGCTCCGCTCATCCACATCATCGATGAAACCGCCACGGCGCTGAAAGTCGCCGGCCGCGTCAAGCCGCTGCTGCTCGCCACCCGCTACACGATGGAACACGGCTTCTATGCCGAGCGCATGGCTGCGAATGGTGTCTCCATCATGGTCCCCGGCCCCGAGGATCGCACGATCACGCACGACATCATCTTCAACGAACTCTGCGCCGGCATCATCAAGGACGAGTCGCGCCGGAAGCTGAACGGCATCATCGAGCGCTCCAAGGCCGAAGGTGCCGACAGCGTCATTCTCGGCTGCACCGAGATCTGCCTCATCCTCGATCCGAAGGCTCTCATCCTGCCCGGCTTCGACACCACGACGATCCACGCCGAAGCGGCTGTCGACTTCGCTCTTGCGAATGAAAAGATCGGTAAAAGCTGCGCGGCCTGA
- a CDS encoding bifunctional helix-turn-helix transcriptional regulator/GNAT family N-acetyltransferase has product MPPAAEFTTIDAVRDFNRFYTNFLGVLNKAYLDSPYTLTDVRVLFEVGFRGGVAASALTRDLHLDPAYLSRIVKRFREDGLIETTPDPSDARSQVIKVTEKGQGQFEEFVRRSRAQIAGYFEKLAIGEPERVVAAMRTIQDTLGSDETTRAPALIRHHRPGDIGWIVQSQARFYTEEFGWDDRFEGLVAEVAGKFLSNFNPQMDRCWIAERGGLNVGSAMIADGGDGVAKLRLLYVDKTARGLGLGKLLVDECIRFSRDAGYKTLSLWTNDILDTARAIYIKAGFKLAAEERHRMFGPELNGQTWVLDL; this is encoded by the coding sequence ATGCCCCCCGCTGCCGAATTCACAACCATTGATGCCGTCCGCGACTTCAACCGCTTCTATACGAATTTTCTCGGCGTCCTGAACAAGGCCTATCTCGACAGCCCCTATACGCTGACCGATGTGCGCGTGCTGTTCGAGGTTGGATTTCGTGGCGGTGTTGCCGCCTCAGCCCTGACACGCGACCTCCATCTCGATCCCGCCTATCTCAGCCGTATCGTCAAACGCTTTCGCGAGGACGGGCTGATCGAGACGACGCCGGATCCAAGCGATGCGCGCAGCCAGGTCATAAAAGTCACCGAAAAGGGACAGGGACAATTTGAGGAATTCGTCCGCCGCTCGCGCGCCCAGATCGCCGGCTATTTCGAAAAACTCGCGATCGGCGAACCTGAGCGCGTTGTGGCAGCGATGCGGACCATCCAGGACACGCTTGGCTCCGACGAAACCACTAGGGCACCCGCCCTGATCCGCCACCACCGGCCTGGCGATATCGGCTGGATCGTGCAAAGCCAGGCACGCTTCTATACCGAAGAATTCGGCTGGGACGACCGTTTCGAAGGTTTGGTCGCCGAAGTCGCCGGAAAATTCCTGTCCAATTTCAATCCGCAGATGGACCGCTGCTGGATCGCCGAAAGAGGCGGCCTCAATGTCGGCTCCGCCATGATCGCGGATGGCGGCGATGGCGTGGCAAAGCTCCGGCTGCTCTACGTCGACAAGACGGCACGCGGCCTCGGCCTCGGCAAGCTGCTTGTCGACGAATGCATCCGCTTCTCCCGCGACGCCGGCTATAAGACGCTGTCACTCTGGACCAACGATATTCTCGACACCGCGCGGGCCATCTACATCAAGGCAGGCTTCAAGCTCGCCGCAGAGGAGAGGCATCGCATGTTCGGCCCGGAACTGAATGGCCAGACCTGGGTGCTCGATCTGTAG
- a CDS encoding GNAT family N-acetyltransferase yields the protein MTTDTEIRIEPISAEHVEGFHKALDTVAREREYLSLLEAFPLEEMRAFVFGMIEKGNPQFVALAHGKVVGWCDISRHGFPSHAHAGKLGMGITPAYRGQGLGRRLIETTLRAAHDAGIERVELSVHADNSRAIALYEKVGFVREGLARKSVRIDGRYKDAIHMAFFHE from the coding sequence ATGACCACCGATACCGAAATCCGGATAGAACCCATATCGGCCGAGCACGTCGAAGGCTTTCACAAGGCGCTCGATACGGTTGCGCGCGAGCGGGAATATCTATCACTGCTAGAAGCCTTTCCGTTGGAAGAGATGCGCGCCTTCGTGTTCGGCATGATCGAGAAAGGCAATCCGCAATTCGTTGCCCTGGCACATGGCAAGGTGGTCGGCTGGTGCGATATCAGCCGCCATGGCTTTCCATCCCATGCTCACGCCGGCAAGCTCGGCATGGGAATCACCCCTGCCTATCGCGGCCAAGGACTGGGGCGTCGATTGATCGAAACGACGCTGCGAGCCGCGCATGATGCGGGAATAGAACGCGTCGAACTCAGCGTGCATGCCGACAATAGCAGGGCCATCGCTCTTTACGAAAAAGTTGGCTTCGTCCGCGAGGGCCTCGCGCGTAAATCCGTTCGCATAGACGGACGCTATAAGGACGCGATCCACATGGCGTTTTTCCACGAATAG
- a CDS encoding TetR/AcrR family transcriptional regulator, giving the protein MTTDTLDITPKLRGRPREFDMDSALDEALRVFSERGYYAASISELTEAMGLTAGSVYKAFGDKRGVFLAAFGRYRQVRQQLIDETLAKAPTGYEKLHALVTFFAEASCGDIGRRGCLVVGSATELALFDEEVANRVGVAFDFDERRILDLIRLGHADGSVAQHVDPESTACAMLALTKGMRVIGKTGRKHEHMLAVAQTAMKLLN; this is encoded by the coding sequence ATGACGACAGACACCCTCGACATCACGCCGAAGCTTCGCGGTCGACCGCGCGAATTCGATATGGATTCCGCGCTTGATGAGGCGCTGCGCGTTTTTTCGGAGCGCGGCTACTATGCCGCCTCGATCAGCGAATTGACCGAGGCCATGGGCCTGACGGCGGGCAGCGTCTACAAGGCTTTCGGCGACAAGCGCGGCGTCTTCCTTGCCGCCTTTGGCCGCTATCGCCAGGTGCGCCAGCAGCTGATCGACGAGACCCTTGCCAAGGCTCCGACCGGCTATGAGAAACTCCACGCCCTGGTGACATTTTTCGCCGAAGCCTCTTGCGGCGATATCGGTCGCCGAGGGTGCCTTGTGGTCGGCAGTGCAACCGAACTTGCGCTTTTCGACGAGGAGGTCGCCAACCGCGTCGGCGTGGCTTTCGATTTCGACGAGCGCCGCATCCTGGATCTCATCCGTCTCGGTCATGCCGATGGCTCGGTGGCGCAGCACGTCGATCCCGAAAGCACCGCCTGCGCTATGCTTGCCCTCACCAAGGGCATGCGCGTGATCGGAAAGACCGGCCGCAAACACGAACATATGCTCGCCGTCGCCCAGACGGCCATGAAACTGCTCAACTGA
- a CDS encoding MFS transporter, whose amino-acid sequence MSATAAARRESTPLPEKTISPLLTFMFAAACGLVAANLYYGQPLAGPISQSLGFTPAATGLIVTLTQIGYGLGLLLIVPLGDLLENRRLVLTLVALSAIALVGAAFASSPSLFLLASLCIGLASVAVQVLVPFAAHMAPDASRGAVVGNVMSGLLCGIMLARPAASFLSELLSWHAVYIISAGIMVGLIVILRLVLPTRVPHTKLHYGQLLSSMGHLALHTPVLQRRALYQACMFAAFSLFWTTTPLLLASPAFGLTQNGIALFALAGAAGAVASPIAGRVADRGWTKLATAFAMVLAIIAFFIGHVSGSGSLLALITLTLSGIMLDFGVQTNLVLGQRAIFALSAEHRSRLNGLYMATFFGGGAIGSALGGWAYATGGWNLASWIGIAFPVIALLAFLTERNSRKSA is encoded by the coding sequence ATGTCCGCAACTGCCGCCGCCAGACGGGAGAGCACACCGCTTCCGGAAAAGACCATTTCGCCACTGCTGACCTTCATGTTCGCCGCCGCCTGCGGGCTGGTGGCCGCCAATCTCTACTATGGCCAGCCGCTCGCAGGCCCCATCAGCCAGTCGCTCGGCTTCACGCCGGCCGCAACCGGTCTCATCGTCACGCTGACGCAGATCGGCTATGGCCTCGGCTTGCTGTTGATCGTGCCATTGGGGGATCTTCTCGAGAACCGCAGGCTGGTTCTGACGCTGGTGGCGCTGTCCGCCATTGCTCTTGTAGGCGCTGCTTTTGCCTCTTCCCCGTCGCTGTTCCTGCTCGCTTCGCTGTGTATCGGCCTCGCCTCCGTCGCGGTGCAGGTTCTGGTTCCCTTTGCCGCCCACATGGCGCCGGATGCCAGCCGCGGCGCCGTCGTCGGCAATGTCATGAGCGGCCTGCTCTGCGGCATCATGCTCGCCCGCCCGGCCGCAAGCTTCCTGTCGGAGCTTCTGTCCTGGCATGCGGTCTATATCATCTCGGCCGGTATCATGGTGGGGTTGATCGTCATCCTGCGCCTCGTTCTGCCGACCCGTGTGCCGCACACCAAGCTGCATTATGGCCAACTGCTTTCTTCCATGGGTCATCTCGCCCTGCATACGCCGGTGCTGCAGCGGCGGGCCCTCTATCAGGCCTGCATGTTCGCCGCCTTCAGCCTGTTCTGGACGACGACACCGCTGCTGCTGGCGAGCCCGGCTTTCGGCCTGACGCAGAACGGCATCGCCCTCTTCGCCCTTGCGGGTGCAGCCGGCGCCGTCGCTTCGCCGATCGCGGGCCGCGTTGCCGATCGCGGCTGGACGAAGCTCGCCACCGCTTTCGCAATGGTGCTCGCCATTATCGCCTTTTTCATTGGCCACGTCTCGGGCAGCGGCTCGCTGTTGGCGCTGATCACGCTGACGCTCTCCGGCATCATGCTCGACTTCGGCGTTCAGACCAATCTGGTGCTGGGTCAACGCGCCATTTTCGCGCTCAGCGCCGAACATCGCAGCCGTCTCAACGGCCTTTACATGGCGACATTCTTCGGCGGCGGCGCCATCGGCTCGGCGCTTGGAGGCTGGGCCTATGCGACTGGCGGCTGGAATCTGGCATCCTGGATTGGCATCGCCTTCCCGGTCATCGCGCTGCTTGCCTTCCTGACCGAGCGCAATTCCAGGAAAAGTGCGTAG
- a CDS encoding NAD(P)/FAD-dependent oxidoreductase translates to MKPLKIAIVGAGPAGLAASLFLTRAGHTTDIIERFDSPAPVGSALMLQPTGLTVLESLGLGPAIHAAGNRIDRLFGTETTRGRIVLDVRYNALPGGRYGLGVHRAALFDTLYDEVSARRHPIYTGQRVIGVIEESGASYLSIEGGERLGPYDLVIDASGARSELVAASSVAPRARNLVYGAFWATLDCPDGLVDQAALTQRYDKASVMIGVLPIGRRRPHLPKQAALFWSLKVADADEVRRLGLERWKDRIRGYWPECEPLLEQISDWDQLTLARYAHRTVKTPYSGRTVFVGDAAHSTSPQLGQGANMALLDVAALAHALAGHETVEAALSAYARARRMHVRLFQLLSLAFTPFYQSDLAALAWIRDRLVATIARVPPAPQILAGIVSGTLVDPFNGAGLRECDWLQLAVLQPS, encoded by the coding sequence GTGAAGCCCTTGAAGATCGCTATCGTCGGCGCCGGGCCTGCCGGTCTTGCCGCCTCTCTCTTTCTCACCCGTGCCGGTCATACGACCGACATTATCGAGCGGTTCGACAGCCCGGCTCCCGTCGGCTCGGCGCTGATGCTGCAGCCGACCGGATTGACCGTGTTGGAATCCCTCGGGCTCGGCCCTGCGATCCATGCGGCCGGTAATCGCATCGATCGCTTGTTCGGCACGGAAACTACCCGCGGCCGTATCGTCCTCGATGTGCGTTACAATGCCTTGCCGGGCGGGCGCTACGGGCTTGGTGTCCATCGTGCAGCGCTGTTCGACACGCTTTACGATGAAGTCTCCGCACGGCGACATCCTATTTATACAGGGCAGCGGGTCATTGGCGTCATCGAGGAGAGCGGCGCTAGCTATCTCTCAATTGAAGGTGGCGAACGTCTTGGACCTTATGATCTCGTCATCGATGCCAGCGGTGCGCGCTCGGAACTGGTCGCAGCGTCGTCCGTCGCGCCGCGTGCGCGCAATCTCGTCTATGGCGCTTTCTGGGCGACGCTCGATTGTCCGGATGGATTGGTGGATCAGGCGGCGCTGACGCAGCGTTATGACAAGGCGAGCGTGATGATCGGTGTCTTGCCGATCGGTCGTCGCAGGCCGCATTTACCGAAACAGGCAGCCTTGTTCTGGAGCCTCAAGGTCGCGGATGCGGATGAGGTGCGCAGGCTGGGACTCGAGCGTTGGAAGGACAGGATTCGTGGTTATTGGCCCGAATGCGAACCATTATTGGAGCAGATCAGCGATTGGGATCAGTTGACGCTGGCGCGCTATGCCCATCGCACCGTGAAGACGCCCTATAGCGGACGGACTGTATTCGTTGGCGATGCGGCGCATTCCACCAGCCCGCAGCTCGGGCAGGGCGCGAACATGGCGCTCCTCGATGTCGCGGCTCTGGCGCATGCGCTTGCCGGGCACGAAACCGTCGAGGCGGCTCTCTCGGCCTATGCCAGGGCGCGGCGGATGCATGTGCGGCTGTTCCAGCTGCTGTCGCTAGCGTTCACGCCCTTCTACCAGTCGGATTTGGCAGCGTTGGCCTGGATCAGGGACCGGCTGGTCGCCACCATCGCCAGGGTGCCGCCGGCGCCGCAGATCCTGGCGGGCATCGTTTCCGGCACACTGGTCGATCCGTTCAACGGTGCCGGCCTTAGGGAATGTGACTGGCTGCAGCTGGCCGTGCTGCAGCCGTCCTGA
- a CDS encoding helix-turn-helix domain-containing protein, translating into MSTSTVVNLRNAKVPLRTVDISKVTFTDCPVRDLVSQIGGKWSVLLLEALAQRPYRFGELRRMVPDISQRMLTQTLRELQRDGYIGREVFPTKPPSVEYRMTDLGYSLYEPLAQLLNWAEANHEAVRAARTRFDQSPD; encoded by the coding sequence TTGAGCACCAGCACTGTCGTCAATCTGCGCAACGCGAAGGTACCGCTGCGTACCGTCGATATCAGCAAGGTCACGTTTACGGATTGCCCGGTGCGTGATCTGGTCTCGCAGATCGGCGGCAAATGGTCGGTGCTTTTGCTGGAAGCGCTGGCGCAGCGGCCCTATCGTTTTGGCGAGTTGCGCCGCATGGTGCCCGATATCTCCCAGCGCATGCTGACACAGACGCTGCGCGAACTTCAGCGTGACGGCTATATCGGTCGCGAGGTTTTCCCGACCAAGCCGCCGAGCGTCGAATATCGGATGACCGATCTCGGCTATTCGCTCTACGAACCGCTGGCACAGCTTCTGAATTGGGCCGAGGCCAATCATGAGGCCGTGCGGGCCGCCCGTACCCGTTTCGATCAATCGCCGGACTGA
- a CDS encoding SDR family oxidoreductase, translated as MSSTLLVTGAAGQLGQRVIHHLLETYKVAPGRIIAATRSPEKLADLAAKGVVTHKADFDDAAGLAAAFAGVDRLLIISTDALAVPGQRLKQQTAAVEAAKKAGVKHILYTSMPAPENSLVSFAPDHLGTENAIKASGIGYTILRDAWYFDNFLHGLPHSLEIGKWYTATGGGRVSNISREDCALAIAAALASDSTESATYTLTGSTAITVEDIASVVSRIAGRPLEVVEVNDEQFAAGLAGAGLPPFVVDMLVSADANTRAGKFDILTNDFNKLTGKEPQTLRSFFEEHKAALAG; from the coding sequence ATGAGCAGCACTCTTCTCGTCACCGGCGCCGCCGGTCAGCTTGGCCAGCGCGTCATTCATCACCTGCTGGAGACATACAAGGTCGCTCCCGGCCGCATCATCGCCGCCACGCGCAGCCCCGAAAAGCTTGCCGATCTCGCCGCCAAGGGCGTCGTCACCCACAAGGCCGATTTCGACGATGCCGCCGGCCTGGCCGCCGCCTTTGCAGGCGTCGATCGCCTGCTGATCATCAGCACCGATGCGCTCGCCGTTCCCGGCCAGCGCCTGAAGCAGCAGACCGCTGCCGTCGAGGCCGCCAAGAAAGCCGGCGTCAAGCACATCCTCTACACCTCTATGCCCGCACCAGAAAACTCGCTCGTCAGCTTCGCGCCCGATCATCTCGGCACGGAAAACGCCATCAAGGCGAGCGGCATCGGCTACACGATCCTGCGTGACGCCTGGTATTTCGACAACTTCCTGCACGGTCTCCCGCACAGCCTCGAAATCGGCAAGTGGTACACAGCGACCGGTGGCGGCCGCGTCAGCAACATCAGCCGCGAAGATTGCGCGCTCGCCATCGCCGCTGCTCTCGCTTCCGACAGCACGGAAAGCGCCACCTACACGCTGACCGGCTCGACCGCCATCACTGTCGAGGATATCGCCAGCGTCGTCAGCCGGATCGCCGGCCGCCCGCTTGAGGTCGTTGAGGTCAACGACGAACAGTTTGCCGCTGGCCTTGCCGGCGCCGGCCTGCCGCCCTTCGTGGTCGACATGCTCGTCTCCGCCGACGCCAACACCCGCGCCGGCAAATTCGACATCCTCACCAACGACTTCAACAAGCTGACCGGCAAGGAACCGCAGACGCTGCGCAGCTTCTTTGAGGAACACAAGGCCGCATTGGCCGGCTGA
- a CDS encoding pyridoxine 5'-phosphate synthase, whose product MPAKLSVNLNAIAMLRNRRDLPWPSVTGLGRIALAAGASGLTVHPRPDQRHVRFSDLPDIRALIDDEFPEAEFNIEGYPSDEFFDLCASAEPEQVTLVPDDPTQATSDHGWDFRRNRELLVEVVAKYKKIGCRVSLFADGDGDADAVKIAREVGADRIELYTGPYGGCYDDPQKAAIILEALGKTADAALANGLDVNAGHDLTVANLPALLKRIPKLAETSIGHGLTADALEYGMAETVRRFRRACGQVV is encoded by the coding sequence ATGCCCGCCAAGCTTTCCGTGAACCTCAACGCCATCGCGATGCTGCGCAACCGACGCGATCTTCCCTGGCCGAGCGTTACGGGCCTGGGACGCATTGCGCTCGCCGCTGGCGCCAGCGGTCTGACCGTTCACCCGCGCCCCGATCAGCGGCATGTCCGCTTTTCCGATCTGCCCGATATCCGAGCCCTGATCGACGACGAGTTTCCGGAAGCGGAGTTCAATATCGAGGGCTATCCGAGCGACGAATTCTTCGATCTTTGTGCCTCGGCCGAGCCCGAGCAGGTGACGCTCGTGCCCGACGATCCCACGCAGGCGACCTCGGACCACGGCTGGGATTTCCGTAGGAACCGCGAACTGCTAGTCGAGGTCGTCGCCAAGTACAAGAAGATCGGCTGCCGCGTGTCGCTGTTTGCCGATGGCGACGGCGATGCGGACGCCGTGAAGATCGCCAGGGAAGTGGGTGCCGACCGTATCGAGCTTTACACCGGCCCTTATGGCGGCTGCTACGATGATCCGCAGAAGGCCGCTATCATTCTCGAAGCACTCGGCAAGACCGCCGATGCCGCCCTCGCCAATGGCCTTGACGTCAATGCCGGCCACGATCTGACGGTCGCTAACCTGCCAGCGTTGCTGAAGCGCATTCCGAAGCTTGCCGAAACCTCGATCGGCCATGGGTTGACCGCCGATGCGCTGGAATATGGCATGGCTGAAACGGTTCGCCGCTTCCGCCGGGCGTGTGGGCAGGTGGTTTGA